Below is a window of Candidatus Zixiibacteriota bacterium DNA.
GATATCCTGCAATCGCTGCACCTGAACAGGAAACAGTATTCAGAGTGATAGTGCATGCCGGGACTGTTGAACCGGTTGCCGGTTCCGGAACACTGTACTACTCAATCGACGGTGCTCCTTATCAGGGTGAGCCAATGGGCATTCTTGGCGCTAATGAATATGAAGCTATCCTTCCCGGTGCTCTCTGTGAAAGCAACATAGACTGGTACGTCAGTTCAGAGGCTGAAGGAGCGGGAGTTACATACGACCCAATAGATGCGCCGGTGAGTGTGTATTCGGAGACGGTGCCTCCCGAAGCGACTGTGTACTTGTCTGATGACTTTGAGTTCGACAATAGCTGGACCGAGAGTGGTACAGCCATTTCCGGTGGCTGGGAGCGCGGAGTCCCATCAGGCGGCGGTTCCTATGGCGATCCCACCAGTGACTACGATGGTTCCGGCAGCTGCTACCTCACGCAGAACGATGCTGGCGAGTCCGATGTTGACAATGGCTCTACAGAACTCATGTCACCGGCTTTACAGCTTGCGGGATTTGACGCATCCATCAGTTATGCTTACTGGTATTCAAATGACCAGGGGGGAGCTCCCTCAACAGACTACATGTCAGTTGATGTTTCGAGTGATGACGGGGCGAGTTGGAAGACGGTGAGGATCATCGGTCCTGTCGTGAACGCATCGGGTGGGTGGTTCACTGATGAATTCATCGTAAGTGATCATGTAGCACCGACTGATGTGGTAAGGTTGAGATTCGTCGCGTCCGACATGGGTGATGACTCCAATATCGAGGCTGCAATCGATGCCGTGATGGTGATTGCTCTTGAATGCATTAACTATATGTGCGGTGATCCTGATGCAAGCGGCGATGTCGACATAGATGATATTGTATACTTGATAGCATACATATTCTCGGGCGGATCTGCGCCGAACCCCATCGCTTCAGGCGATGTTGACTGCACAGGCAGCCCCGACATCGATGATGCCGTCTACCTGGTACACTTCGTCTTTTCGGGCGGACCGGCACCATGCGCTCAATGCAGCAATTGATCAGAAACAACTGTGACTATGCGCTAACAGATATTAAACAGAAGAAATCGCCGGGGATGCTCCCCGGCGATTTTATGTGCGGCAATTCGTATGTTATCTGGAAGCGAGGGTGATCAATGATACAGTCGCCCCGGCCGGATCGTTAATCACTGCGAATCTTCCGATATTCGGGATGTCGGTTGGTGGTACACATACCTTCCCTCCAAGCGATTCGACTTTGGCAGCGACACCATCGACATCAACAACGGTGATATATCCCATCCAATGCGAGGGGGCGTCGCCCCACTCTTCAGTCATCTGAAGCATTCCTGCTACTGACTTGCCGTCTACCTGAAATTCCGTGTACTTCATGTCATCAAATTCAGACTCTTTCGTATCCCAGCCCAGCAACTGAGTGAAGAAGCTCTTGCTGGCTTTAGCGTCTTTGGTTGTCAATTCGTTCCAGCAGAATGTGCCAGCTTTCGGCATTCCGTTACTCATGATGATCTCCTAACTGAAAGTATGAGTGTTTAGACATTCTTCTGTCTCAGAAAATCAGTGTCCTTAACCAGCCTCGCGATTCTCCGTCCAGCGGTCTAATGTCGACCGTATTAGTCCATTACGATCTGAATGTCTGATATGTTTCCATCCAACGACATAAATGTGGGAAGGTGTGTAGCGGGGGTACAAGCTTCTCTATTGCACTATATATTTCAGGATTTCAATCAATTGTTCCTCCGTCTCTGCAACTGCGCACGCGGCTGTGTCGACCTCTTTCAGTGCATGATTGTATTCCGGAGGATGTTGGACGATCAGCGGTTTGTTCAGTGCGGCTGCGAAACCTGCGATAAATGCAGAATTCCACTGCTTGTACTTGTCGCCAAAGCGTACTATGACAATATCTGAGTCCTTAATCAGAGTCCTCGTGCGAATGGCGTTGATACCGGCACCCTTGACATCTTTCCAGTAATCGGTTTCTTCCTGACCGAGAATATCGACTCCGCAGCTATCGCTGGCAGCATGGTCGGGTACTGGTGAGAAGAACGATATCGGCAGATTTGCTGCTGTGCATGCCTTACTGATACTGTCCCGCCAGTCGCTATGTATTTCCCCCGAGAGGTAGACTTTCCATTGTTTCATTCTTTGATCTCCATTGAGCAGTCCAACATGACAACCATCCAATTAACTCCGCCGGATCAGGGAATTTGGTGTAATAATCGCCCGAAGATAGTCCTTGACTAATTTCTGGCTGGCATTATACTACTAATATCGGTCAGCTTAGTCAAGCTGAGGACTTGTACTTATCGAAGATTAGCCGTGTTTCAATAGCGCCTGATGGGGAGAAATCTCACTTGGTGTATACTGTTGTCTTCAGCAGTAGTTTGCGAGGCACGGGATAGTGTGCTCTGTCTCTGGCAGTTGTAATATTGTTTTTTAAGGACTCCCGGCAGCTTGGGTTGCGTGTTGTCTGCGAATGACAACACGATAACCATCCTGTGTGCGGAAGGAGGTGACTTATCGGCATCAATCTCGAGGATTGGAGATTTCGCTGAGAGTGGCGACGGCAAGAGTATCAGGTGGCAGTGCGTGCTCGCGTCTGCCCGGGCGAAATGCAACTGGCAACCATCATTAGAGGAGTAGGAAATGCGGAAGAAATTACTTATCGCAACGATTCTTGCGGCTTTCTTTCTGACACTGTCCGCTGGATCGGTTCTTGCGAAGCAGTCGGCGAAAGATGCGAGCAGTCGACAATTCATCCACAAGAATCTGACCGGGGCTGAGGACCTGGATTTGATATCGACAGGCCCGGCGATACCGTACTTCGGGACCACTCAGTCACCCGGACACGACATGGGCATCACGGTCTACGACTACCAGCACAACGGTACGATGGGTCGCCAAGCGGCTCATCAGCCATTCACACAATACGTTCACTTCACTTGGATGAGACGGGAGACCGAGACCGGGGATCGCTATCTTCGGTATAATGCTTGGAATCTCACAGCCGGTGCGTTCGCCCACGGGTTTGGACTCACCGGTGGAAAGCAGTTCGGCGATCTAAATGGCGGATACACAACGTGTGACGTGACTGCTTCCGGAAGTGTCGTAGTGTCTGGTCACTGGGGACAATCGGAGGATAGTTATGGCGTGCATGCTGACGTTGACGGCTTTCCATCCGGTGGATTGTTCACTTTTGGACCGGCGGCACCGCCGCCTCCTACCTGTGAGAACTGGAATACCGGAGGCAATGAAGCAAATAACCAGTATGTATGGCCTGTCGTAGCCTGGCAGGATTCTGCCGGATTGGACATAGTACATGCGGTCGCCGTCGAATTCGCAGCAGAGCTTATTTCGACAATGGTATATTATCGTAGTGTTGGAGGAAGCGATTTTAATTGGCCGGATTGCGGGACTGCCATCGATTCCATCTATGATACTGCTCCTGTTGTGCGTGTGAATCATGCCAATCCGGGTGAGCTCGCGATTGTCTGGGCGAAGCCGGCATACTATGCCAATGATCCGAATGATCCATGCGGCCAGTTGCAGTGGCAGAATGACATAGCGTATATGAAGTCGTTCGACTATGGCAACACGTGGGGATCGATTGTCAATGTCACGGACTACACGCAGGGCGGAACCGTATCGCCGGATAAGCTCGCAAACGGTATGGCATACACTGACTTGTCTGCTATGTATGCCACGGACGGGAAACTGCACATTGTATGGAATACTGCATTGCATGATCTGACCGGAAGTACTCCTTGCGAGCCCGAAGACCAGCAGTCAAGACTCTGGCACTGGGATGACGGTCCGAGCGGCTGTATTTCCATCGTTTATGATGCTGCGAGACCGAGCAATGGCATTAACCCCGGAGCTTTCAACCTCTCGGCAACCAAGATGAATATCTCCGAGTGTCTTGACACTTTATTGGATGTCAGCCGGATGTACGTCTCTTTCACTCGGTTTGGTGCTCTCACTGACGCCACAGGTGACACATGTATTGATAACTCGGATGGTTACTTCTCCAACGGTGAAATCTTCCTCGCTGGTTCCGCGGACGGTGGTGTTACCTGGGGTGAGGCTCAAAACCTGACCAACACGCCAACACCTGACTGTACTGCCGGCAACTGTGAGAGCGATCACTGGTCATCAATGGCTATGTACAGTGTCGACTCGGTTCATATCCAGTATATAAATGACAAAGATGCCGGAGGTCAAGTACAGGGCGAGGGAGAGCCAACGCAGAGTCCGGTCATGTATCTCAGTGTGCCTTGCTTCACGCCGGCGACCTTCTGCAATATCGGATATACACCTACGTCTATCGGCTATCCGACATGGATAGCTCCGAATGATGGCTCGACTGGATGTACGGGTGATATCACGGTAACATTTGATCTGGAACTGACTAACACGGGTAACGAGCCTACGAGCTACACTGTCACATCTAACGCTACCTGGCTGACACCGGCCAGTGCAGCCGGGTCACTTCCCGCCGGTTGTGGTAACAGCGAATCCGTGCAATTCACTTTCGGACCGATTGTCGACGAAGGGGTATATCACACGACTATGGATGTTGAAGCGTGCGGTGGCGCCATATCTGGGGTTATCAATGTTGATCTGTATGTGTTCTGTGACTTCTTCGTCCCGGAGAATGAATTGCTCTCCACTGCATGCTGGTCCGTTGGAGTATGGAATGTACCACGTGCGGGACTCTCGACCCGTTCAGAAAAGGGCAATATGTGGTGGTTCGAAGACAGCAGCACATTCATGTATGATGAGGGTGTAGTGGTTACTTATGCAAACGACACCACCAATACGTCTTTCTCCATGTTTGACGGTTCTGACTCCAAAGTTGAGTTCCGCGCTTTGGGTCTTCTGGTTACTGCCGATTCCGGCTCGTATGAATATGCACAGGGATCGTTCTGCACGCAGGACACGGCGATCATCGGAACGATTCAGTTCTATGTTCCAAAGCATCCGGATACCTGCGTGATTGTAGAGCGAGTCGAGATATGCAACAACACTGCCGCATCTATGACCCTACACGTCGGTGAGGGTATCGACTGGGATATCCCGGATGGCGCGGGAGGATCAGAGAACCAGTGCTCCAAGGA
It encodes the following:
- a CDS encoding VOC family protein, which translates into the protein MSNGMPKAGTFCWNELTTKDAKASKSFFTQLLGWDTKESEFDDMKYTEFQVDGKSVAGMLQMTEEWGDAPSHWMGYITVVDVDGVAAKVESLGGKVCVPPTDIPNIGRFAVINDPAGATVSLITLASR
- a CDS encoding YtoQ family protein, which codes for MKQWKVYLSGEIHSDWRDSISKACTAANLPISFFSPVPDHAASDSCGVDILGQEETDYWKDVKGAGINAIRTRTLIKDSDIVIVRFGDKYKQWNSAFIAGFAAALNKPLIVQHPPEYNHALKEVDTAACAVAETEEQLIEILKYIVQ
- a CDS encoding dockerin type I repeat-containing protein — protein: MRKKLLIATILAAFFLTLSAGSVLAKQSAKDASSRQFIHKNLTGAEDLDLISTGPAIPYFGTTQSPGHDMGITVYDYQHNGTMGRQAAHQPFTQYVHFTWMRRETETGDRYLRYNAWNLTAGAFAHGFGLTGGKQFGDLNGGYTTCDVTASGSVVVSGHWGQSEDSYGVHADVDGFPSGGLFTFGPAAPPPPTCENWNTGGNEANNQYVWPVVAWQDSAGLDIVHAVAVEFAAELISTMVYYRSVGGSDFNWPDCGTAIDSIYDTAPVVRVNHANPGELAIVWAKPAYYANDPNDPCGQLQWQNDIAYMKSFDYGNTWGSIVNVTDYTQGGTVSPDKLANGMAYTDLSAMYATDGKLHIVWNTALHDLTGSTPCEPEDQQSRLWHWDDGPSGCISIVYDAARPSNGINPGAFNLSATKMNISECLDTLLDVSRMYVSFTRFGALTDATGDTCIDNSDGYFSNGEIFLAGSADGGVTWGEAQNLTNTPTPDCTAGNCESDHWSSMAMYSVDSVHIQYINDKDAGGQVQGEGEPTQSPVMYLSVPCFTPATFCNIGYTPTSIGYPTWIAPNDGSTGCTGDITVTFDLELTNTGNEPTSYTVTSNATWLTPASAAGSLPAGCGNSESVQFTFGPIVDEGVYHTTMDVEACGGAISGVINVDLYVFCDFFVPENELLSTACWSVGVWNVPRAGLSTRSEKGNMWWFEDSSTFMYDEGVVVTYANDTTNTSFSMFDGSDSKVEFRALGLLVTADSGSYEYAQGSFCTQDTAIIGTIQFYVPKHPDTCVIVERVEICNNTAASMTLHVGEGIDWDIPDGAGGSENQCSKDDMRQEVYQFGPSDADPEVNYYATVGICGGIAGAIVLQNDEWVYSNAGYHPAEIGGLLASLSSFTADNPDTAQDLNSFYAIKQNVTLAPGACYKFCKVKAGSKTGVVDLQALIDKGKEWIAANGLNCPGCGSVDCVPGDADGSGAVDIDDVVYEIAYIFTGGPAPVTAVCCGDADGSGGLDIDDVVYLIAYIFTGGPEPDPNACANWPG